In one window of Sardina pilchardus chromosome 23, fSarPil1.1, whole genome shotgun sequence DNA:
- the nhp2 gene encoding H/ACA ribonucleoprotein complex subunit 2-like protein produces the protein MTKVKKEKAVAEEETGVPEKSYQELIANVNPIAQPLASKKLSKKLYKCVKKASKLKQIRRGVKEVQKFINKGEKGIVVLAGDTLPIDVYCHLPVMCEDRSLPYAYIPSKVDLGSSAGSKRPTCVIMIKPHDDYKESYDECVEEVSALPKPC, from the exons ATGACCAaggtaaagaaagagaaggCCGTCGCCGAGGAGGAGACCGGGGTACCTGAAAAATCTTATCAAGAGTTGATTGCTAATGTCAACCCAATTGCTCAACCTCTGGCCTCAAAAAAACTTAGCAAGAAGCTTTACAAGTGCGTCAAAAAAG CATCAAAACTGAAGCAAATACGGCGGGGAGTGAAAGAAGTCCAGAAGTTTATAAACAAAGGAGAAAAGGG GATTGTGGTGTTGGCTGGCGACACCTTGCCTATTGATGTATACTGCCACCTACCAGTCATGTGTGAAGACAGGAGTTTACCATATGCCTACATTCCTTCGAAAGTG GATCTTGGCTCCTCTGCAGGATCAAAACGACCAACGTGTGTCATCATGATCAAACCACACGACGACTATAAAGAATCCTATGATGAATGTGTGGAGGAGGTGTCTGCGCTACCCAAACCTTGCTGA
- the LOC134071488 gene encoding uncharacterized protein LOC134071488 isoform X2 translates to MAMRFVPVRLQTGAAASPSPFGTRQESSFNQGTSSVSPKAMPPCGRAASHYTRAGVESSRGSEKVPNFSDPNPEVQAQINQLNKPVKQDQQSIPQNGQTSGGPGNPPPLPPQMSTRPPASYSSNVSSNHLRDPRDLPYGTGRQDRPHRVPLNRNPLCNMRDGGGRTSGMRGGFRDPRQAFTRM, encoded by the exons ATGGCCATGAGATTCGTTCCTGTAAGGTTGCAGACAGGAGCGGCTGCATCACCATCTCCGTTTGGGACGAGGCAGGAGTCTTCATTCAACCAGGGGACATCCTCCGTCTCACCAAAGG CTATGCCTCCCTGTGGAAGGGCTGCCTCACACTATACACGGGCAGGGGTGGAGAGCTCCAGAGGATCGGAGA AAGTGCCAAATTTCAGTGACCCAAATCCTGAGGTGCAAGCACAAATAAATCAGCTAAACAAACCA GTGAAGCAAGACCAACAGTCCATCCCTCAAAACGGCCAGACTTCAGGAGGCCCAGGAAATCCTCCACCTCTACCTCCTCAAA TGTCTACAAGACCCCCAGCCTCTTACTCCTCCAATGTTTCATCCAATCACCTGCGAGATCCTCGGGATCTGCCCTACGGTACAGGGAGGCAGGATCGTCCTCACCGCGTGCCCCTGAACAGGAACCCTCTGTGCAACATGAGGGATGGTGGAGGTAGAACCTCTGGCATGAGGGGTGGCTTCCGGGACCCAAGGCAGGCCTTCACACGGATGTAG
- the LOC134071488 gene encoding SOSS complex subunit B2-like isoform X1, whose product MLQKSLLMSTFTNEFLIKDIRPGLKNINVVFIVLEINRVSKTKDGHEIRSCKVADRSGCITISVWDEAGVFIQPGDILRLTKGYASLWKGCLTLYTGRGGELQRIGDFCMVFSEVPNFSDPNPEVQAQINQLNKPVKQDQQSIPQNGQTSGGPGNPPPLPPQMSTRPPASYSSNVSSNHLRDPRDLPYGTGRQDRPHRVPLNRNPLCNMRDGGGRTSGMRGGFRDPRQAFTRM is encoded by the exons ATGCTCCAAAAGAGCCTACTCATGTCGACCTTCACGAATGAATTTCTGATTAAAGACATTCGACCCGGTTTAAAAAATATAAACGTTGTGTTTATAGTTTTGGAAATCA ACAGGGTGAGCAAGACCAAGGATGGCCATGAGATTCGTTCCTGTAAGGTTGCAGACAGGAGCGGCTGCATCACCATCTCCGTTTGGGACGAGGCAGGAGTCTTCATTCAACCAGGGGACATCCTCCGTCTCACCAAAGG CTATGCCTCCCTGTGGAAGGGCTGCCTCACACTATACACGGGCAGGGGTGGAGAGCTCCAGAGGATCGGAGA CTTTTGCATGGTGTTTTCAGAAGTGCCAAATTTCAGTGACCCAAATCCTGAGGTGCAAGCACAAATAAATCAGCTAAACAAACCA GTGAAGCAAGACCAACAGTCCATCCCTCAAAACGGCCAGACTTCAGGAGGCCCAGGAAATCCTCCACCTCTACCTCCTCAAA TGTCTACAAGACCCCCAGCCTCTTACTCCTCCAATGTTTCATCCAATCACCTGCGAGATCCTCGGGATCTGCCCTACGGTACAGGGAGGCAGGATCGTCCTCACCGCGTGCCCCTGAACAGGAACCCTCTGTGCAACATGAGGGATGGTGGAGGTAGAACCTCTGGCATGAGGGGTGGCTTCCGGGACCCAAGGCAGGCCTTCACACGGATGTAG
- the atp7b gene encoding copper-transporting ATPase 2, translating to MKKFTPSVKSLSSLTRHGSSSAVEQVCMVDCPQIKPINLIPVFGEHIVGPDVARQKDGQEVVKENGCVSDVRPPPKLGFDNLGFVPGSPCELCPQARDLCCGAADTALGRDPEIQTPLAQSALARIRVEGMTCQSCVRSIEGRVGQVPGVVAVQVSLSDKEATVTFNPGLVVPEELRTHIEDMGFDAALTNGSVLPSSHGGKVEETAAGDVAVTLGVDGMHCGSCVNNIQEHVSGLMGVSSVSVSLETRSMALMYDPSLVALETVRGLVEGLPPGNFRVTLPAEHEGATGRTALTETTPSSQQLNFAPTPPTVDSVPLQAVTIGISGMTCNSCVQSIEGMISQRPGVVSIRVSLKEEKGTVTFNPTLTSAEELRANIEDMGFEATLEEVPSSTDKRTTTESNSKSSPHRSTQPSNDLAAKVASNQQSCEGTTQKCFIRVTGMTCASCVANIERSLLKHKGVVSVLVSLMAGKAEVRYDPLVLDAGQVSRLISGLGFGATLMESSAVADGKVDLSVTGMTCASCIHNIENKLLRTRGVFEVSVSLATKKAHVNFDPEILGARDIIRSIEALGFGASLIKSDGFGKNEALDHREEIQQWKQSFLFSLVFGVPVMGLMIYMMVMDSQNQEHGGSMPHGQNVLPGLSILNLAFFLLCTPVQIFGGRYFYIQAYRSLKHKVANMDVLIVLATTIAYIYSCVVLLVAMAEKGETSPVTFFDTPPMLFVFIALGRWLEHVAKSKTSEALAKLMSLQATDATIVTLGPDHSIIREEQVSVDLVQRGDVVKVAPGGKFPVDGKVIEGSSMADESLITGEPMPVCKKPGSCVIAGSINAHGALLVEATHVGADTTLSQIVKLVEEAQTSKAPIQQFADRLSGYFVPFIVLVSVVTLVVWLIIGFLDFDIVAAYFPGYDKNIPRTDVIVRFAFQTSITVLSIACPCSLGLATPTAVMVGTGVGAQNGILIKGGEPLEMAHKIKTVMFDKTGTITNGVPQVTRVLVLWDKARMPLRKVLAVVGTAEASSEHPLGLAVAKHCKQELGSETLGFCHDFQAVPGCGISCRVSSVDELLRTLDQAIESEGRLTIEGATTDESSLVTGSEPGTYSVLIGNREWMRRNGLHITTDVDEAMTSHETKGQTAVLVAIDGVLCAMLAIADTVKAESALAIRTLNSMGIDVVMITGDNRRTAKAIATQVGIRKVFAEVLPSHKVAKVQELQEQGLRVAMVGDGVNDSPALARADLGIAIGTGTDVAIEAADVVLIRNDLLDVVASIELSKKTVKRIRINFVFALIYNLLGIPIAAGVFMPAGLVLQPWMGSAAMAASSVSVVVSSLLLRLYKKTPVEMFELRARGHTKSLNPSQVSVHVGLDDRHRTPPSGRHTWERQSQGSYLPGSPRPPSSSSAQDRRSLLDDEGGVDLIV from the exons atgaaaaagtttacACCCAGCGTAAAGTCATTGAGCAGTTTGACTAGGCATGGTTCAAGCAGTGCCGTGGAGCAGGTTTGCATGGTAGATTGCCCTCAGATTAAACCGATCAATCTTATACCTGTTTTTGGAGAACATATTGTGGGACCTGATGTTGCACGGCAAAAAGATGGACAAGAAGTGGTCAAG GAGAATGGATGTGTCAGTGATGTGCGGCCCCCTCCGAAACTGGGCTTTGATAACCTGGGCTTTGTCCCAGGGAGCCCGTGTGAGTTGTGCCCCCAGGCCAGAGACTTGTGCTGTGGGGCCGCAGACACTGCTCTGGGGAGAGACCCAGAAATCCAGACACCCCTGGCTCAATCCGCCCTAGCGAGGATCAGGGTGGAGGGTATGACGTGCCAGTCGTGCGTGCGGTCCATCGAGGGACGTGTAGGCCAAGTGCCGGGCGTCGTGGCCGTCCAGGTATCCCTAAGTGACAAGGAAGCCACGGTGACCTTTAACCCTGGACTGGTAGTGCCAGAGGAGCTGAGGACGCACATCGAGGACATGGGGTTTGACGCTGCCCTCACTAACGGCTCCGTTCTGCCCTCCTCCCATGGAGGGAAGGTGGAGGAGACAGCGGCAGGGGACGTGGCAGTGACCCTGGGCGTTGATGGGATGCATTGTGGGTCGTGCGTGAACAACATCCAGGAGCATGTATCTGGACTCATGGGGGTCTCCTCCGTCAGCGTCTCCCTGGAAACCAGAAGCATGGCCCTCATGTACGACCCTTCACTGGTCGCCTTGGAGACAGTGAGAGGGCTTGTGGAAGGACTCCCGCCTGGTAATTTTCGCGTGACCTTGCCGGCGGAACATGAAGGAGCGACTGGGAGAACAGCTCTCACAGAGACGACCCCCAGCTCCCAGCAGCTGAACTTTGCACCCACGCCACCAACTGTAGACAGCGTGCCTCTCCAGGCTGTCACCATTGGAATCTCAGGGATGACCTGCAACTCATGTGTGCAGTCCATTGAAGGGATGATATCCCAGAGACCCGGAGTTGTGTCCATCAGGGTCTCGTTAAAGGAGGAAAAGGGAACGGTGACCTTTAACCCCACTCTGACCAGTGCAGAAGAGCTAAGGGCCAACATTGAGGATATGGGGTTTGAGGCCACGCTTGAGGAAG TGCCCAGCTCCACAGACAAAAGGACAACCACTGAATCCAACTCCAAAAGCTCTCCTCACCGTAGTACCCAGCCATCTAATGACTTAGCAGCTAAAGTGGCCAGCAACCAGCAGTCGTGTGAAGGGACCACCCAGAAGTGCTTTATCCGTGTGACTGGCATGACTTGTGCCTCCTGTGTAGCTAACATTGAGCGCAGCCTCCTCAAACACAAAG gtgtggtGTCTGTTTTGGTATCGCTGATGGCGGGAAAGGCGGAGGTCCGGTATGACCCACTGGTTCTGGACGCTGGTCAAGTCAGTCGGCTCATATCTGGCCTCGGCTTTGGTGCTACACTCATGGAGAGCAGTGCAGTCGCCGATGGAAAAGTGgatctctct gtGACTGGCATGACTTGTGCGTCATGTATCCATAACATTGAAAACAAGCTGCTCAGGACTAGGGGTGTTTTTGaggtctctgtgtctctggcaACCAAAAAGGCTCATGTGAACTTTGACCCAGAAATACTTGGTGCCAGGGACATCATCAGAAGCATTGAG GCTTTGGGCTTTGGAGCGTCTCTGATCAAAAGTGACGGTTTTGGAAAAAATGAAGCCTTGGACCACCGGGAGGAGATTCAACA ATGGAAGCAGTCCTTCCTGTTCAGCCTGGTGTTCGGCGTCCCAGTGATGGGCCTGATGATCTACATGATGGTGATGGACAGTCAAAACCAGGAGCATGGCGGCTCCATGCCCCATGGGCAGAACGTGCTCCCCGGGCTCTCCATCCTCAACCTCGCCTTCTTCCTTCTCTGCACACCTGTGCAG ATCTTTGGGGGCCGGTACTTCTACATTCAGGCATACCGGTCACTGAAGCACAAAGTGGCCAACATGGACGTCCTGATCGTACTGGCCACCACCATCGCATACATCTACTCTTGCGTTGTCCTGTTAGTGGCCATGGCAGAGAAGGGGGAGACCAGCCCCGTCACCTTCTTTGACACTCCCCCCATGCTGTTCGTCTTCATCGCTCTCGGGCGGTGGCTGGAACACGTTGCTAAG AGCAAAACATCTGAGGCGCTGGCCAAGCTCATGTCCCTGCAAGCGACTGATGCCACCATAGTGACCCTGGGTCCCGACCACTCCATTATCAG ggaaGAGCAGGTCTCTGTGGATCTGGTCCAGAGGGGAGACGTGGTGAAGGTGGCTCCCGGAGGAAAGTTCCCCGTGGATGGGAAGGTGATCGAGGGCAGCTCCATGGCCGACGAATCTCTCATTACAG gtGAGCCCATGCCCGTGTGTAAGAAGCCGGGCAGCTGTGTGATTGCGGGCTCCATAAACGCCCACGGGGCGCTGCTGGTGGAGGCCACTCACGTCGGGGCGGACACCACTCTCAGCCAGATAGTCAAACTGGTCGAGGAGGCCCAGACGTCTAAG GCGCCCATCCAACAGTTTGCTGATAGACTGAGTGGCTACTTCGTCCCGTTCATCGTGCTCGTCTCCGTGGTCACCCTGGTGGTCTGGCTCATCATAGGCTTTCTGGACTTTGACATTGTAGCGGCATATTTCCCA GGCTACGATAAGAACATTCCTCGCACAGATGTGATCGTGCGCTTCGCCTTCCAGACCTCCATCACGGTCCTGTCAATTGCTTGCCCCTGCTCCCTGGGCCTGGCAACCCCGACTGCTGTGATGGTGGGCACAGGAGTGGGCGCCCAGAACGGCATCCTCATCAAGGGCGGCGAGCCTCTGGAGATGGCACACAAG ATCAAGACGGTGATGTTTGATAAGACAGGCACCATCACCAACGGAGTGCCACAGGTGACGAGGGTACTGGTGCTGTGGGACAAGGCCCGCATGCCTCTCCGGAAGGTTCTGGCCGTCGTGGGCACCGCCGAGGCCAGCAGTGAACACCCGCTGGGTCTGGCTGTCGCCAAACATTGCAAACAg GAGCTGGGCAGCGAGACTCTGGGGTTCTGCCATGACTTCCAGGCAGTGCCCGGCTGCGGAATCAGCTGCAGAGTCTCCAGCGTGGACGAGCTGCTGCGCACCCTGGACCAGGCTATCGAGTCCGAGGGCCGTCTCACCATCGAAGGGGCCACGACGGACGAGAGCAGCCTGGTCACTGGCTCAGAGCCTG gAACGTACTCTGTGCTGATTGGTAACAGAGAGTGGATGAGGCGTAACGGTCTACACATCACCACTGATGTGGACGAGGCCATGACCAGCCACGAGACCAAAGGCCAGACCGCAGTGCTGGTGGCCATAGACG GGGTGCTGTGTGCCATGCTGGCGATAGCCGACACGGTGAAGGCCGAGTCTGCACTGGCCATCCGCACCCTGAACAGCATGGGCATCGATGTTGTCATGATCACCGGAGACAACCGCCGCACCGCTAAAGCTATCGCCACACAG GTGGGCATCAGGAAGGTGTTTGCGGAGGTGCTGCCATCTCACAAGGTGGCGAAGGTGCAGGAGCTACAGGAGCAGGGCCTGAGAGTAGCCATGGTGGGGGATGGCGTCAACGACTCGCCCGCTCTCGCCCGCGCTGACCTTGGCATCGCCATCGGAACGGGCACCGACGTAGCCATCGAGGCTGCCGACGTGGTTCTGATCAGG AATGACCTGCTGGATGTGGTCGCCAGTATTGAGCTGTCAAAGAAAACGGTCAAGAGGATCCGTATCAACTTCGTCTTTGCTCTCATATACAACCTGTTGGGAATCCCAATTGCTGCAG GAGTATTCATGCCAGCTGGTCTGGTGCTGCAGCCTTGGATGGGCTCCGCAGCAATGGCAGCCTCCTCTGTATCAGTGGTGGTCTCCTCATTACTGCTCAGACT